A section of the Rhodobacteraceae bacterium M382 genome encodes:
- a CDS encoding GntR family transcriptional regulator, giving the protein MDKIMNVTPTQIPQDLRPTVDVIQAEILKRICFLDYPPGRQLKEADLAQEFGVSRTPVRDAISRIKHLGLVETRNGVGTVVVALPDDQIRHVYEMRLHLATLIGTLSPRKITAPDRQRVGDLLVEVKALEQEFDPRRYVELNHRLHILVVDLIGNTSLQSFWWQTYCQAASTWHRIAKLTGADAATALVREVQDLVQAMEHGDLSAVGFVQRIHIGYGFDRIQKHLLHSE; this is encoded by the coding sequence ATGGACAAGATCATGAATGTGACACCCACACAGATCCCCCAGGACCTGAGACCCACCGTCGATGTGATCCAGGCCGAAATCCTAAAGCGCATCTGTTTTCTGGACTACCCGCCGGGGCGTCAGCTCAAAGAGGCAGATCTGGCGCAGGAATTCGGGGTCAGCCGCACGCCGGTGCGCGATGCGATCAGCCGGATCAAACATCTGGGGCTGGTCGAAACCCGCAATGGTGTGGGCACCGTGGTGGTGGCACTGCCCGATGACCAGATCCGCCATGTCTATGAAATGCGCCTGCATCTGGCGACTCTGATCGGAACCCTGTCGCCGCGAAAGATCACCGCCCCAGATCGCCAGCGCGTCGGGGATCTGTTGGTCGAGGTCAAAGCCTTGGAGCAGGAGTTTGACCCACGCAGATATGTGGAACTGAACCATCGGCTGCACATTCTGGTGGTGGATCTGATCGGCAATACATCGCTGCAATCCTTCTGGTGGCAGACCTATTGCCAGGCGGCCAGCACCTGGCATCGCATTGCCAAGTTAACCGGCGCTGACGCTGCAACCGCTCTGGTGCGCGAAGTACAGGATTTGGTTCAGGCGATGGAACACGGCGACCTGTCAGCCGTCGGGTTTGTTCAACGTATTCATATCGGGTACGGGTTTGACCGGATCCAAAAACACCTGCTGCATTCAGAGTAA
- the torT gene encoding TMAO reductase system periplasmic protein TorT — protein MRRILILGFAILHSTAMAETWQLNAPDTAFDYTGSFSQIDYQPIDKASQNWSICVSYPHLKDAYWLSVNYGMVEEARRLGVSFHLVEAGGYPNLDRQIQQIEACVDDQADALVLGTVSFDGLTETVERIAQSVPVIAAVNDIADPGITAKVGVSWTEMGAEAGRVIARAHPKGSDPVKVAWFPGPEKAGWVRFVEAGFRTAVRNSSAEIAVTKYGDTGREIQVLLIEEALDEAPDLDYIVGSAPAAEAAVSVLRARGMQDQVRIVSDYFTHAVHRGIRRNRIIAAPTDMPVLQGRLAIEMAVRAIENKLDVTHLGPAIQVISGVQPDVALIQHSLAPATFVPVFEFKAQGTEDH, from the coding sequence ATGCGTCGAATTTTGATATTGGGGTTTGCTATTCTGCACAGCACTGCCATGGCTGAAACCTGGCAGTTGAACGCACCGGATACGGCGTTTGACTACACCGGTTCCTTTTCCCAAATCGACTATCAACCAATTGATAAAGCATCGCAAAACTGGTCCATTTGCGTCTCGTATCCACATCTCAAGGATGCCTATTGGCTGAGCGTGAATTATGGCATGGTCGAAGAGGCCCGCCGGTTGGGCGTCTCTTTCCACCTGGTCGAAGCAGGCGGTTATCCCAACCTGGACCGACAGATCCAGCAGATCGAAGCCTGTGTGGATGATCAGGCGGACGCATTGGTTTTGGGCACCGTTTCCTTTGACGGGCTGACCGAAACAGTTGAACGGATTGCCCAGAGCGTTCCGGTGATTGCCGCCGTGAATGATATCGCAGATCCCGGAATCACGGCCAAAGTCGGCGTCTCCTGGACCGAAATGGGGGCCGAAGCCGGCCGAGTGATCGCCCGCGCCCACCCCAAGGGCTCTGACCCGGTCAAGGTTGCCTGGTTCCCCGGCCCGGAAAAGGCCGGCTGGGTCAGATTTGTCGAAGCCGGGTTTCGCACGGCTGTACGCAACAGCTCGGCCGAAATAGCGGTGACCAAATACGGCGATACCGGGCGGGAAATTCAGGTGCTGCTGATCGAAGAGGCATTGGACGAGGCACCGGATCTTGACTATATCGTCGGATCGGCACCGGCGGCCGAAGCCGCGGTTTCCGTCCTGCGCGCCCGCGGGATGCAGGATCAGGTCCGGATCGTGTCAGATTATTTCACCCACGCGGTGCATCGTGGCATTCGTCGCAACCGGATCATAGCCGCGCCGACGGACATGCCGGTGCTCCAGGGGCGTCTGGCCATCGAAATGGCGGTTCGGGCAATCGAAAACAAATTGGACGTCACCCATCTGGGCCCCGCGATCCAGGTCATATCAGGTGTGCAACCTGATGTTGCGCTGATCCAGCATTCTCTGGCACCTGCCACATTTGTCCCGGTGTTCGAGTTCAAGGCGCAAGGCACAGAAGACCACTAA
- a CDS encoding ABC transporter permease subunit, whose translation MSDRALNLAEPDLQWTPQRVAAAMLVAAVVLLLGKNLLPAGLVRPPDWLVWPFADWINALFNFLRDDLGLMQVTRAFAAGVEWLLDVTANLLYGKNRWPRVGPIPWTVIASIGFVIGYALQGWRLSLLTGGTFVWIAVMGQWKWSMETLSVIVVAAPFSILFGLLMGIWGWKSRRFERVLNPMLNIAQSLPHFAYMIPVVVFIGVGPKAGAIVTIIFSVPPMIRMTILGLRKVPDEVIESGHMCGATRWQLLRHVRIPTARTEILVGVNQVIMQCLAMVVLASFIGMPGLGQKLLQLLQALKIGRSFEIGVTIVLLAVMLDRCTKAWATRQPEHFEKGTSFAMRNKYLLIGAGLAALCFALAQVFPVMDQISRRDAFTISKPVDALADWIIVTIDPVTQWLRWFLITWVLIPIRDGFLWLPYTAVLMSLAAIGWAIGGARSALICLAFFGLIAMSGWWDRAMITVYMVVVSVIIAALVGFPLGVWASFTKRRAASALLICDTLQTFPSFIYLIPVVMLFGVNDVAVIGAVVLFAAVPLIRYTIEGLQQVPETLIEAADMSGGTRMQTLWKVRLPMALPTIMIGVNQSVMFSLFMVIIAAFIGTQDLGQEMQRALSSTDVGKGLVLGFAVAFMGLMVDHLVTRWASGKKQALGLE comes from the coding sequence ATGAGCGACCGTGCCTTGAACCTGGCGGAACCGGACCTGCAATGGACCCCGCAACGGGTGGCCGCAGCCATGTTGGTTGCAGCCGTTGTGTTGCTGTTGGGAAAAAACCTCTTGCCCGCTGGGCTGGTGCGCCCTCCAGACTGGTTGGTCTGGCCTTTTGCCGACTGGATCAACGCCCTCTTCAATTTTCTGCGCGATGATCTGGGGCTGATGCAGGTGACACGGGCCTTTGCCGCAGGTGTCGAGTGGTTGTTGGATGTAACCGCCAATCTGCTGTACGGCAAAAACCGCTGGCCGCGTGTCGGCCCGATCCCATGGACCGTGATTGCCAGTATCGGTTTTGTCATCGGCTATGCGTTGCAGGGGTGGCGTCTGTCGCTGTTGACCGGGGGCACATTCGTTTGGATCGCGGTGATGGGGCAGTGGAAATGGTCAATGGAAACCCTGTCGGTGATCGTCGTGGCTGCCCCGTTTTCGATCCTGTTCGGGCTGTTGATGGGTATCTGGGGGTGGAAGTCGCGCCGGTTCGAACGGGTGCTGAACCCGATGCTGAACATCGCGCAAAGCCTGCCGCATTTTGCCTATATGATTCCGGTGGTGGTGTTCATTGGTGTCGGCCCCAAGGCCGGTGCCATCGTCACCATCATCTTTTCCGTCCCCCCCATGATCCGCATGACCATTCTGGGTCTGCGCAAGGTCCCGGACGAAGTCATCGAAAGCGGTCACATGTGTGGCGCAACGCGTTGGCAATTGCTGCGTCATGTTCGGATTCCAACGGCACGGACCGAAATTCTGGTCGGCGTGAACCAGGTTATCATGCAATGTCTGGCGATGGTGGTTCTGGCCTCGTTCATCGGAATGCCCGGACTGGGTCAAAAGCTGTTGCAACTGTTGCAGGCGCTGAAAATTGGACGGTCGTTTGAAATCGGTGTGACCATCGTTTTGCTGGCCGTGATGCTGGATCGCTGTACCAAGGCCTGGGCCACCCGTCAGCCGGAGCATTTTGAAAAAGGCACGTCCTTTGCGATGCGCAACAAATATTTACTGATAGGCGCCGGGTTGGCGGCGCTGTGTTTCGCACTGGCCCAGGTGTTCCCGGTGATGGACCAGATCAGCCGTCGTGATGCCTTTACCATTTCGAAACCCGTCGATGCGCTGGCTGATTGGATCATCGTGACAATTGATCCGGTGACACAATGGTTGCGCTGGTTCCTGATCACCTGGGTTCTGATCCCGATCCGGGACGGTTTCCTATGGTTGCCGTATACAGCGGTGCTGATGTCTCTGGCGGCAATTGGTTGGGCCATTGGCGGTGCGCGTTCGGCGCTGATCTGCCTGGCGTTCTTTGGTCTGATCGCCATGTCGGGCTGGTGGGATCGGGCGATGATCACCGTCTATATGGTCGTGGTTTCGGTGATCATTGCGGCTTTGGTGGGCTTTCCGTTGGGGGTCTGGGCGTCGTTCACAAAACGCCGCGCGGCCAGCGCGCTGTTGATCTGCGATACGCTTCAGACCTTTCCCAGCTTTATCTATCTGATCCCGGTCGTGATGCTGTTTGGCGTGAATGACGTGGCTGTCATCGGGGCCGTGGTGCTATTCGCCGCCGTGCCGCTGATACGCTATACCATCGAAGGGCTGCAGCAAGTGCCAGAAACATTGATCGAAGCCGCCGACATGTCGGGGGGCACCCGGATGCAGACCCTGTGGAAGGTGCGCCTGCCCATGGCCTTGCCGACAATCATGATCGGGGTGAACCAATCGGTGATGTTTTCGCTGTTCATGGTAATCATCGCAGCCTTTATCGGCACCCAGGATCTGGGGCAGGAAATGCAACGCGCCCTGTCTTCGACCGACGTGGGCAAGGGGCTTGTCCTCGGATTTGCCGTGGCGTTCATGGGGTTGATGGTGGATCATCTGGTCACCCGATGGGCCAGTGGCAAGAAACAGGCGTTGGGTCTGGAGTGA
- a CDS encoding response regulator: MGGKLLLAFILIAGLPTIAGLLGVFELRELARRQAIVINQTIPVIADVRGITEESTRIIAIAPELAEVNTQEDRTERTAFLSEQVDALILRLDRLDARGSTNTTDLRRTVADVADTVQHLNSVVARRIAQFNILKHQITDVLEASNTLLDMADTLVANAEMGTTAVVSSLYDAGPGTSVDSNRADTLDKLLEVDLFQLGLMFELRSRTAEIGLLINRIDEATSATELGEIAASLTHRLSIVSRRIKAIPDPGRLKQAQVLLQRLRVATDGAPNLFELRQSILDTNAQIGVVKQELQDAAIRLGGEAGAVADRAQTQAIETGERAAADVQQAQTRNTVVAVVGLIFSLAILWFFIRGNITLRLDHLSNAMTALAKGRLDRRIAATGFDEIARMEQAVEVFRKQAIAKSELEKERDRTERELLEHRNNLQAMVAEQTEKLRHEVEAHDVARREAEAADRAKSEFLAMMSHEIRTPMNGVLGMLRGLTDEPLSSDQQLRLRAAIASGQNLLKILNDILDYSKVESGGLTNDPVAFSVSDLVTDIVVLMRPSADEKGLHLWLDLADDVPHVVRGDVAKLRQILFNLLSNAVKFTDQGEVILRVRANGGGSDACMLTFEVSDTGHGIANEAKRRVFEAFEQEDDTSTRAFGGTGLGLAISRRFAQVIGARLTLESTKAVGSVFSLSINLPIAQARDLVSPEAALAPGLSKTPLRVLVVEDNEINQMVAQGYLERMGHSCQCLANAEDALKLLQEQQFDVVLMDVDLPGMSGTDATRLLRQSSDPYLASVPVIGISAHVLDDQIESHLQAGMHGFVAKPVSPERLSQALDQVAAGHQGRVFLSSRRTAKADQRHLDGLSQVLQTNARDFGAEKTIQIAQLFLDQLGQDHKELLRAVEQADWHQVAKTAHRLKGAVGNFELDYLGDLLAQAERQAKRGTKAEVAGLITEINALVPQIESAMAEAQDRFLKVS; this comes from the coding sequence CTGGGTGGAAAACTGCTGCTCGCGTTCATCCTGATCGCGGGTCTCCCCACCATTGCAGGGCTGTTGGGGGTGTTCGAGCTTCGCGAATTGGCGCGACGTCAGGCGATTGTCATCAACCAGACGATTCCGGTGATCGCCGATGTGCGTGGTATCACGGAAGAAAGCACCCGGATCATTGCGATCGCGCCGGAATTGGCCGAAGTCAACACCCAGGAAGACAGGACCGAACGCACCGCGTTTCTGTCCGAACAGGTGGACGCACTGATCCTTCGTCTTGATCGCCTGGACGCCCGCGGTTCCACAAACACCACCGACCTGCGCAGAACTGTCGCGGATGTGGCCGACACGGTTCAGCACCTCAACAGCGTGGTGGCACGCCGGATTGCGCAGTTCAATATTCTGAAGCACCAGATCACTGATGTGTTGGAGGCATCCAATACGTTGTTGGATATGGCTGATACATTGGTGGCCAATGCCGAAATGGGTACCACAGCAGTGGTATCGAGCCTTTATGACGCGGGGCCAGGGACATCCGTGGACAGCAACCGCGCTGATACATTGGACAAGCTGCTCGAAGTCGATCTGTTCCAACTGGGATTGATGTTCGAATTGCGCTCACGGACGGCCGAGATCGGTTTGCTGATCAACCGGATTGACGAGGCCACCAGCGCCACCGAGCTGGGCGAGATTGCTGCATCATTGACGCATCGGCTGTCCATCGTATCACGCCGGATCAAGGCGATCCCGGACCCGGGACGCCTGAAACAAGCACAGGTTCTGTTGCAACGGTTACGCGTTGCGACGGATGGGGCTCCCAATCTGTTCGAGCTGCGCCAAAGCATTCTGGACACCAACGCGCAGATTGGCGTCGTCAAACAAGAGCTTCAGGATGCGGCGATCCGGTTGGGCGGCGAAGCGGGCGCAGTTGCCGATCGGGCCCAGACACAGGCGATCGAAACCGGTGAACGGGCGGCGGCAGATGTCCAACAGGCCCAGACGCGCAACACGGTTGTGGCTGTTGTGGGCCTGATATTTTCCCTGGCCATTTTGTGGTTCTTTATCCGCGGCAACATCACCCTGCGGCTGGACCATCTGTCCAACGCGATGACGGCCCTGGCCAAAGGCCGGTTGGATCGGCGGATTGCCGCGACCGGATTCGATGAAATTGCGCGTATGGAACAGGCGGTCGAAGTGTTTCGCAAACAGGCGATTGCCAAATCTGAACTGGAAAAGGAACGGGATCGCACCGAACGCGAGCTGTTGGAACATCGCAACAATCTACAGGCAATGGTTGCTGAGCAAACCGAGAAATTACGCCATGAAGTCGAAGCCCATGACGTGGCCCGGCGCGAGGCTGAAGCCGCAGACCGGGCCAAGTCCGAATTCCTGGCCATGATGAGCCATGAAATCCGCACACCGATGAACGGGGTGCTGGGCATGTTGCGTGGATTGACGGATGAACCTCTGTCCAGTGATCAGCAGTTGCGGCTGCGCGCAGCCATCGCCTCGGGGCAGAATCTGCTCAAGATCCTCAATGACATCCTGGATTACTCCAAGGTCGAAAGCGGCGGGTTGACCAATGATCCGGTTGCGTTTTCGGTTTCCGATCTGGTCACGGACATTGTGGTTCTCATGCGTCCCAGCGCGGATGAAAAAGGGCTGCATCTATGGCTGGACCTGGCAGATGACGTGCCGCATGTGGTGCGTGGAGACGTGGCCAAATTGCGCCAGATCCTGTTCAACCTGCTGTCAAACGCGGTGAAGTTCACGGATCAGGGCGAAGTGATCCTGAGGGTGCGCGCCAATGGGGGTGGCTCCGACGCCTGTATGCTGACCTTTGAAGTCAGCGACACTGGCCATGGGATCGCCAATGAAGCCAAACGCCGGGTGTTCGAAGCCTTCGAACAAGAGGATGACACCAGCACACGCGCATTTGGTGGCACCGGATTGGGATTGGCCATCAGCCGGCGGTTTGCACAGGTGATTGGTGCGCGGTTGACCCTGGAAAGCACCAAGGCTGTCGGGTCGGTGTTTTCGCTCTCGATCAATTTGCCGATCGCGCAAGCCCGCGACCTGGTGTCTCCAGAAGCTGCGCTGGCACCAGGATTGAGCAAAACGCCGCTGCGCGTTCTGGTGGTGGAAGACAATGAAATCAATCAGATGGTCGCACAGGGGTATCTGGAGCGGATGGGTCACAGCTGCCAGTGTTTGGCAAATGCCGAAGACGCGCTGAAGCTTCTTCAGGAGCAGCAGTTTGACGTGGTGCTGATGGATGTCGATCTGCCGGGGATGAGCGGGACCGATGCCACACGTCTGTTGCGTCAATCGTCCGATCCCTATCTGGCCAGTGTTCCGGTCATCGGCATCTCGGCGCATGTTCTGGATGATCAGATTGAATCGCATCTACAGGCGGGAATGCATGGGTTTGTTGCCAAACCGGTTTCTCCGGAACGTCTGTCCCAGGCGTTGGACCAGGTGGCTGCCGGACACCAGGGGCGGGTTTTCCTGTCTTCAAGACGAACGGCGAAGGCAGATCAGCGTCACCTGGACGGGCTATCGCAGGTTCTACAGACCAACGCGCGTGATTTTGGTGCAGAAAAAACGATTCAGATTGCACAGCTTTTTTTGGACCAGCTGGGCCAGGATCACAAGGAATTGCTGCGCGCCGTTGAACAGGCCGATTGGCATCAGGTGGCCAAAACGGCGCATCGGCTAAAAGGGGCAGTCGGGAATTTCGAACTGGATTATCTGGGTGATTTGCTGGCTCAGGCAGAACGTCAGGCCAAGAGAGGCACCAAGGCCGAGGTTGCCGGATTGATCACAGAGATCAATGCTCTGGTCCCGCAGATCGAATCCGCCATGGCCGAGGCTCAGGACCGGTTTCTCAAAGTCAGCTGA
- a CDS encoding glycine betaine/L-proline ABC transporter ATP-binding protein, with amino-acid sequence MTAPVISCKNVWKLFGAQPEKYLSSLTGNPSFDDIRQAGYIAAVRDVTLDISKGEMLVIMGLSGSGKSTFVRCLSRLIDITGGEVKVEGENIGDMSERELIDLRRNKMGMVFQSFGLLPHRTVLDNVAFPLEMRGQDRHERRARAMEVVELVGLAGREDYFPRELSGGQQQRVGIARSLAIEPDIWFLDEPFSALDPLIRREMQDEFLRLQEMLGKTIVFITHDFDEALRLADRIAIMKDGVVEQCDTPDQIVLNPATEYVAKFTEEIDKARVVHAKGMVQPVNGHMLTGDAISGDKTILELARLLVNDSRDYLPVSGRDGAIIGSLSRQKALDVLLGDAA; translated from the coding sequence ATGACCGCGCCCGTAATCTCCTGCAAAAACGTCTGGAAACTGTTTGGGGCCCAGCCCGAAAAATACCTGTCTTCGCTGACTGGCAACCCCAGCTTTGATGACATCCGTCAGGCGGGGTATATCGCGGCTGTGCGCGACGTGACGCTGGATATCTCCAAGGGCGAAATGTTGGTGATCATGGGATTGTCGGGGTCGGGGAAGTCGACCTTTGTGCGTTGTCTGTCCCGTCTGATCGACATCACCGGCGGCGAGGTGAAGGTCGAGGGTGAGAACATCGGCGACATGAGCGAACGGGAATTGATCGACCTGCGCCGCAACAAGATGGGCATGGTCTTCCAAAGCTTTGGCCTGTTGCCGCACCGCACCGTGTTGGACAATGTGGCCTTTCCGCTGGAAATGCGGGGGCAGGATCGTCATGAACGCCGCGCCCGCGCCATGGAAGTGGTCGAACTGGTGGGGCTCGCCGGACGCGAGGATTATTTCCCCCGCGAATTGTCCGGTGGTCAGCAACAGCGCGTCGGCATTGCCCGCAGCCTGGCGATTGAACCGGATATCTGGTTTCTGGATGAACCGTTTTCCGCGCTGGACCCGCTGATCCGGCGCGAAATGCAGGACGAATTCCTGCGCTTGCAGGAAATGCTGGGCAAGACCATCGTCTTTATCACCCATGATTTTGACGAAGCCCTGCGCCTGGCCGACCGGATTGCCATCATGAAGGACGGTGTCGTTGAACAATGCGACACCCCGGATCAGATCGTGCTGAACCCGGCCACCGAATATGTGGCAAAATTCACCGAAGAAATCGACAAGGCCCGTGTGGTTCATGCCAAGGGCATGGTGCAGCCGGTCAATGGGCACATGCTGACGGGGGATGCTATTTCCGGGGATAAAACGATCCTGGAGCTGGCGCGGCTGTTGGTTAATGACAGTCGGGATTATTTGCCCGTGTCGGGAAGGGATGGCGCAATAATCGGCAGCCTAAGCCGCCAAAAGGCGCTGGACGTGCTGCTGGGGGACGCGGCATGA
- a CDS encoding Xaa-Pro peptidase family protein, producing the protein MLEQAKQRTRNLQARMKDTGIRKAVFTDESSIAYLAGFWGYLGIEFGRPTMLVVDAEEAPIVITPLMESEMVAEMTWVEDVRVWEDMGQRTWGRALAGALGEKPSEIWVEKTTIPAIVRNHLDETYPGLPLKDIAPVLGAMRVIKTPFEIEVMKEAGQIAGAMMGAAHDSLRAGAREFESALAVIDAGSRRAADFLTDKGWDRFVSPMIHNLQILQSGKDASMVHRRASVKQFEKFDPVYFCFCNMAQFKQYKLGFDRMFHIGDVRDQDRRCQEAAIAAQQAAIAAIRPGVLAEDVAAVANEVYRDRGYETGYRTGRSIGVAYLEAPELKAGDKTVLQPGMTFAVDGGISVDGVTAGRIGDSVVVTETGVDYITQYPREILLSKG; encoded by the coding sequence ATGTTGGAGCAGGCAAAACAGAGAACCCGGAACCTTCAGGCCCGGATGAAGGACACTGGCATCCGCAAGGCGGTTTTCACCGACGAAAGCTCAATCGCTTATCTGGCCGGGTTCTGGGGGTATCTGGGTATTGAATTCGGCCGGCCAACCATGTTGGTCGTCGATGCCGAAGAGGCACCCATCGTGATCACGCCGCTGATGGAATCCGAAATGGTGGCGGAAATGACCTGGGTCGAAGATGTGCGCGTCTGGGAAGACATGGGCCAACGCACCTGGGGCCGGGCTCTGGCCGGGGCTCTGGGCGAAAAACCCTCCGAAATCTGGGTGGAAAAGACAACCATTCCCGCCATTGTGCGCAATCACCTGGACGAGACATATCCTGGCCTGCCGCTGAAAGACATCGCACCGGTTCTGGGCGCAATGCGGGTGATCAAAACCCCGTTTGAAATCGAAGTCATGAAGGAAGCAGGCCAGATCGCTGGCGCGATGATGGGCGCCGCGCATGACAGCCTGCGTGCAGGCGCACGGGAATTCGAAAGCGCCCTGGCGGTGATTGATGCCGGATCGCGCCGCGCCGCCGATTTTCTGACCGACAAGGGATGGGACCGCTTTGTGTCTCCGATGATCCACAACTTGCAGATCCTGCAAAGCGGCAAGGATGCCTCGATGGTGCACCGCCGCGCCAGCGTCAAACAGTTCGAGAAATTCGACCCTGTGTATTTCTGCTTCTGCAACATGGCGCAGTTCAAACAATACAAACTGGGCTTTGACCGGATGTTTCACATTGGCGATGTCCGCGACCAAGATCGCCGCTGCCAGGAGGCGGCCATTGCGGCACAACAGGCGGCCATCGCCGCCATCCGCCCCGGTGTGCTGGCCGAGGACGTCGCGGCTGTCGCGAATGAGGTCTACCGCGACCGTGGCTATGAGACAGGCTATCGCACGGGGCGTTCCATCGGCGTGGCTTACCTCGAGGCACCCGAGCTGAAAGCCGGGGACAAAACCGTGTTGCAACCGGGCATGACCTTTGCCGTGGATGGCGGGATTTCGGTCGATGGTGTAACGGCCGGGCGGATTGGGGATTCCGTGGTGGTGACCGAAACCGGGGTTGATTACATCACGCAATATCCCCGCGAAATCCTGCTAAGCAAGGGTTGA
- a CDS encoding ABC transporter substrate-binding protein, whose protein sequence is MKFKFQMMIGAASLALAAPMAMAADSSDPIIIPTHNWSSQIVMSHVVGQIFESMGNNVEYVSTDSQAVYESVRLGDVTLELEVWEGAFGKSFNEAVAKGGLHDAGDHNAVTREDWWYPAWTKDACPGLPSWEALNSCAAEFATPETGDKGRFLGGPVDWLKHDAERVEALGMNFTVVNAGSASALWAEVAAAEKTKRPVVIFNWTPNFAEAVWPGEFVEFPTWVDGCDTDASVGPNPDATYDCGNPANGYLKKAAWDGMKDKWPAAYEALTQISFTNPQIAEMAKLVDIDEMEPEDAATEWLEANQGTWQSWTN, encoded by the coding sequence ATGAAGTTTAAGTTTCAGATGATGATTGGCGCAGCGTCGCTGGCATTGGCGGCACCAATGGCGATGGCGGCGGATTCATCCGATCCGATCATCATTCCAACCCACAACTGGTCCAGCCAGATCGTGATGAGCCATGTGGTCGGTCAGATTTTCGAATCCATGGGCAACAACGTCGAATATGTTTCGACCGACAGCCAGGCGGTTTATGAATCCGTGCGTCTGGGCGATGTCACGCTCGAACTCGAAGTGTGGGAAGGCGCTTTTGGCAAGTCGTTCAATGAAGCGGTGGCCAAGGGCGGTCTGCATGATGCAGGCGACCACAACGCCGTCACGCGCGAAGATTGGTGGTATCCCGCCTGGACCAAGGACGCCTGTCCAGGCCTGCCCAGCTGGGAGGCGCTCAACAGCTGTGCCGCTGAATTTGCGACTCCGGAAACCGGGGACAAGGGCAGGTTTCTGGGCGGTCCGGTTGACTGGCTGAAACATGATGCAGAACGTGTCGAAGCGCTGGGCATGAATTTTACCGTGGTCAATGCGGGCTCGGCTTCGGCATTGTGGGCCGAAGTGGCCGCGGCGGAAAAGACCAAGCGCCCGGTGGTTATCTTTAACTGGACGCCGAATTTTGCCGAAGCCGTCTGGCCCGGTGAATTCGTCGAATTTCCCACTTGGGTTGATGGCTGTGACACCGACGCGTCGGTGGGTCCGAACCCGGATGCGACCTATGACTGTGGCAACCCTGCCAACGGCTATCTGAAGAAAGCGGCCTGGGACGGGATGAAGGACAAATGGCCTGCGGCCTACGAGGCGCTGACCCAGATCAGCTTTACCAATCCACAGATCGCCGAAATGGCCAAGCTGGTTGATATCGACGAGATGGAGCCCGAGGACGCGGCAACCGAATGGTTGGAGGCCAATCAGGGCACCTGGCAGTCCTGGACCAACTAA
- a CDS encoding response regulator yields MAHILIIEDEPVTRATLASYLDAQGYRISEAETADAAEVILTEQDVDLLLVDINLPGKDGLQITREQRAKSDLGIILVTGRDDDVDRIVGLELGADDYVCKPFNRRELLARIKNLLRRTEDIRRLSRRIYQFGPFRFDVTARHLQSDDAKVIPLTRAEFEMLDCLVSRAGQVITRDALMTRITHRQYGANPRTVDVLIRRLRAKLETDPAHPRVITTVHGEGYVFTAPLS; encoded by the coding sequence ATGGCCCATATTCTGATCATCGAGGACGAACCCGTGACTCGGGCGACGTTGGCCAGCTATCTGGATGCACAGGGGTATCGCATCTCCGAAGCAGAAACCGCCGATGCCGCGGAAGTGATCCTGACCGAACAGGATGTGGACCTGTTGTTGGTTGATATCAACCTGCCCGGCAAGGACGGGTTGCAGATCACCCGGGAACAACGGGCCAAATCTGATCTGGGGATCATTCTGGTTACCGGGCGTGACGACGATGTGGACCGGATTGTGGGGTTGGAGCTGGGGGCCGACGACTATGTTTGCAAACCGTTCAACAGGCGCGAACTTCTGGCCCGTATCAAGAATTTGTTGCGGCGCACCGAAGACATTCGCCGTCTGTCCCGGCGGATTTACCAGTTCGGGCCGTTCCGGTTCGATGTCACCGCCCGGCATCTGCAATCGGACGACGCCAAGGTCATTCCCCTGACCCGCGCCGAGTTCGAAATGCTGGACTGTCTGGTCAGCCGTGCCGGACAGGTGATCACCCGGGACGCATTGATGACCCGGATCACCCATCGCCAATATGGTGCCAACCCGCGAACGGTCGATGTGCTGATCCGAAGATTGCGGGCCAAACTGGAAACCGACCCGGCCCATCCGCGTGTGATTACCACGGTTCACGGAGAAGGGTATGTATTCACTGCGCCGCTCAGCTGA